AAGTGTAAGCTTAATGCCAAAATACAGCAATATCCCTCCATATTATGCTGCCCCCATACAAGAATTTGTAGGCCAATGCAGCAAAGAAACGTGTGGTCAACAAAAGTAGTTGAAGGAAATTTCACAGAAATTTCAGAAGACGCGTCTTCACACGGACAacgggctctataaatagagctctccccttcattctgaaatcatcccttcttcgagttttctctcatcttataagcatttgagtgcttagttctataatatttgtgagttgtttgttctcctgtattaagagagtgtgtgttctctttggaaacacagtgagtgagttgtacaccacaaaatattatagtggaattatTTTCATCTtgtccgtggtttttaccctaataatttttaggggttttccacgtaaatctcggtgtccagtttattctttattttcgggatttattatctcaaattctgcacgtgggaccaacaagtggtatcagagccttggtttaaaatttcttaaaattccgaGTATgttctgtggttgcagcctagactgatcttccgcatcagaaaagattttttgagattttttatttaaggcggtattattttgtccagtctactaaaaatgtcttatttattgaattttttaatataaaaaattttaaatttgattttgaaataataattttatcaaaaatatatatgatataaatgtttgtgaattaataatatgtatttttggaTAAAGGgtactttataaaatttgagaataacaattaaaatttatgagcaatttataaatatttattagtaaaaatacttttattttttttataacccAATTTCCAtgaaatctcaaaaaatcttacTTATTTTGTAAAGATTTCACGTTATTAAATAAAATCCCATCAAATTTCAccaaatatcatttttaaatttcatcTTTCCAAacattaaaatgatattttcatttCCAAATCTCGCCAAATCCATTTGAATTCCATGATTCCAAACACACGGTTGGGACTATCGATCAATAGAAAATATATTGTCTCAAATTGGGCTAAGAGATTGGTTTATTTTATGTCGAGGTCAGGTTGCTTGATAGGAACGGGTCCGAGTTTCGTCTCGAACGATCTCGTGAGAGTTTCGTctgttacaaaaaaaaaaaaaaaaaaaaaaaggtatttACGACTTTCTCTTGTGGTGATGGCGTGTAGGAGTTTTTGTGTGTAATGTTCGTGTCCTTTGCCATCTTGGTCTTTTACATAAAAGGCTTTGTAAATATTGACATTTCTTTTTTGGGAGTGAATATGTATTAATAAATTTGTAATATCTTAttctcttttaaaaatatttaaagtttgaaaaatattttttttagaaaaagggGAAAGCTCTGAAATGGGCTTTAACGCAACCCAAAATTGATTACCATCAGTCCAACCCGAACTACTTGTTATTCAAGAGATTAAGATAAGAAGCAACAAACAATCTGCAACGACAAGCCAAAACCCTCTCATTTTCCTTTGGTAAATCGAAGCCAAGCGAACAAGTGAGCTTTCTTTCGTTTCTCAGTTTTTTATACACTACTATTCCCCAgataaacctctcaaaatcgtCATTCATGGAATTAATGATTCACACAAAGCAGACCCACCAAGATTTCTGCTTATTTCGTCACAAAACCTCCAGGCAGAGCAAAGATGTTAACATTCTATATTCCAAGTTTGGCGCGGTTGTGTGGAAGAAACATTGTTCAAGAAATATAAGGAGTGCTCGCACTCAGGTTTGGACCGTTTCAAAGATTGAAACTTTTAATGCAAATAATGGTGTGTTTCGGCTGTCGGATGTGGAGGGAAGCACACATGGACCGGGGAACCCATCTCATAGCTTTGAGGAGTTTGAGAGTAATAACCATCTGCGCCGGCTGGTTAGGAATGGGGAGTTGGATGAAGGTTTCAATCATCTTGAAACCATGGTTTACGGCGGTGCCATTCCTGATATTATCCCTTGTACGAGTTTGATTCGTGGGTTCTGTAGAATTGGGAAAACTAGTAAAGCTACCAGGATTATGGAGATTCTTGAGGAATCGGGGGCTGTTCCTGATGTTATAACTTATAATGTGTTGATTAGTGGGTATTGTAAGTCGGGGGAGATATATAAGGCCTTGAATATGTTGGACCGGATGAGTGTTGCCCCAGATGTGGTTACATACAATACAATCCTAAGAAGTTTGTGCGATAGTGGGAAGTTGAAACAAGCCATGGAAGTTCTTGATAGTCAACTGCAAAAGGAATGCTATCCAGATGTGATAACGTACACGATATTGATTGAAGCCACTTGTAAGGAAAATGGGGTGGAACAGGCTATGAAGCTCTTGGACGAGATGCGAAGTAAAGGTTGTAAACCTGATGTAGTTACATATAATGTCCTTGTCAATGGCATTTGCAAGGAAGGGAGATTGGATGAGGCCATCAAATTATTGAATGATATGCCTTCTTATGGTATCCAGGCAAATGTAATCACACACAACATTATCTTACGCAGTATGTGCAGTACTGGGAGGTGGATGGACGCTGAGAAACTTCTGGCTGATATGCTTAGAAAAGGCTGTTCGCCGAGTGTTGTAACCTTTAACATTTTGATTAATTTCTTGTGTAGGAAGGGACTACTGGGACGAGCCATTGATATTCTGGAGAAGATGCCTAAATATGGGTGTACTCCAAACTCCTTAAGTTATAATCCACTGCTTCATGGCTTCTGCAAAGAAAAGAAGATGCATAGAGCTATTGAGTATCTAGAGATAATGGTATCCCGAGGGTGTTATCCAGATATTGTGACTTATAATACGCTGCTAACAGCTTTATGCAAAGATAGGAAGGTTGATAGTGCTGTTGAGATTCTTAATCAGCTGACTAGTAAAGGATGTTCTCCTGTTTTGATCACCTATAACACCGTGATCGATGGTCTATCAAAGATGGGAAAGACAGAACATGCTATGAAACTGTTGTTTGAGATGCGTGAAAGAGGCCTTCAACCTGATATTATTACCTATTCTTCACTTGTGGGAGGACTTAGTAGAGAAGGAAAGGTTGAGGAGGCCATCAAGTTCTTTCAAGACTTGGAAAATTCGGGTGTAAGCCCAAATGCTCTCACTTACAACTCTATCATGTTAGGACTTTGTAAGGCACGTCAAACAGATCGCGCAATTGAT
This window of the Primulina tabacum isolate GXHZ01 chromosome 4, ASM2559414v2, whole genome shotgun sequence genome carries:
- the LOC142543297 gene encoding uncharacterized protein LOC142543297 — translated: MELMIHTKQTHQDFCLFRHKTSRQSKDVNILYSKFGAVVWKKHCSRNIRSARTQVWTVSKIETFNANNGVFRLSDVEGSTHGPGNPSHSFEEFESNNHLRRLVRNGELDEGFNHLETMVYGGAIPDIIPCTSLIRGFCRIGKTSKATRIMEILEESGAVPDVITYNVLISGYCKSGEIYKALNMLDRMSVAPDVVTYNTILRSLCDSGKLKQAMEVLDSQLQKECYPDVITYTILIEATCKENGVEQAMKLLDEMRSKGCKPDVVTYNVLVNGICKEGRLDEAIKLLNDMPSYGIQANVITHNIILRSMCSTGRWMDAEKLLADMLRKGCSPSVVTFNILINFLCRKGLLGRAIDILEKMPKYGCTPNSLSYNPLLHGFCKEKKMHRAIEYLEIMVSRGCYPDIVTYNTLLTALCKDRKVDSAVEILNQLTSKGCSPVLITYNTVIDGLSKMGKTEHAMKLLFEMRERGLQPDIITYSSLVGGLSREGKVEEAIKFFQDLENSGVSPNALTYNSIMLGLCKARQTDRAIDFLAHMVTKGCKPNESTYTILIEGLAYEGFTKVALDLLNELCSRGVVKKSCAEHVVVKL